The following coding sequences lie in one Silene latifolia isolate original U9 population chromosome 5, ASM4854445v1, whole genome shotgun sequence genomic window:
- the LOC141657096 gene encoding cyanate hydratase-like isoform X1, whose translation MASTYKTSVVERLQAVKEKSGKTYSQIAQETGLTNVYVAQLLRRQAQLKPETAPQLRAALPDLCCLSDELIIEMSKPPFRCYDPNLVQEPAIYRLNEAVMHFGESIKEIINEDFGDGIMSAIDVYCSVDKIKGADGNDRVVVTIDGKYLGHTEQKSENMLSRSGMQ comes from the exons ATGGCGTCCACATACAAAACATCAGTAGTAGAAAGGCTACAAGCAGTCAAGGAAAAATCAGGCAAAACATACAGTCAAATTGCTCAAGAAACCGGGCTTACTAATGTCTATGTGGCCCAACTTCTACGTCGTCAAGCCCAACTCAAGCCCGAAACTGCTCCTCAACTCCGGGCTGCCTTGCCCGATCTGTGTTGCCTGTCTGATGAACTCATCATTGAGATGAGCAAGCCTCCTTTTAGATGTTATGATCCTAATTTAGTCCAAGAACCTGCCATTTATAG ATTGAATGAAGCAGTGATGCATTTTGGCGAGAGCATTAAAGAAATCATCAATGAGGATTTTGGCGATGGCAT AATGTCAGCCATAGATGTTTACTGCTCAGTCGACAAGATCAAAGGTGCTGATGGCAACGACCGGGTTGTAGTTACAATTGATGGAAAATATTTGGGACACACTGAGCAG AAGTCTGAGAATATGCTATCAAGATCCGGGATGCAATGA
- the LOC141657097 gene encoding heterogeneous nuclear ribonucleoprotein 1, whose product MDGEQGKLFVGGISYETSEDRLKEYFGQYGEVLQANIMRDKTNGRPRGFGFVLFSDPSVIDSVLQDKHNLDGRQVEAKRAMSREDQQNTTRTGVRNGGGGGGNIRTKKIFVGGLPPSLSDEGFRQYFEGFGHVTDVVIMYDQNTQRPRGFGFISFDSEDAVDRVLENTFHDLDGKQVEVKRALPKDANSGVASRGGNSGGYGYNNSSGNQNSYDSRMDSNRYMQPQNMGAGFPPYSSSAYGAAGYGYGSANSGMGYGGYPGYGAAANAAYGNPNVPSVGYGAGLMGAPRSLWNAQAASGYGVGQLPSGVSGYGSQGYGYGSYGRGSNTSGYTDANSHGAYTNGALMGYGGGYGGAQSRQVQQQ is encoded by the exons atggatGGAGAACAAGGAAAGTTGTTTGTTGGAGGAATTTCATATGAAACAAGTGAGGATAGATTAAAAGAGTATTTTGGGCAATATGGAgaagttttacaagctaatatTATGAGGGATAAAACTAATGGTAGACCTAGAGGTTTTGGTTTTGTTCTATTTTCTGATCCTTCTGTTATTGATTCTGTTCTTCAGGATAAACATAATTTAGATGGTCGACAG GTTGAGGCTAAGAGAGCGATGTCAAGGGAGGATCAGCAAAACACTACGAGAACTGGTGTCAGAaatggaggtggtggtggtgggaacATTAGGACCAAGAAAATTTTTGTTGGGGGTTTGCCCCCTTCTTTATCTGATGAAGGCTTCCGTCAATACTTTGAAGGGTTTGGTCATGTGACTGATGTAGTTATAATGTATGACCAGAATACACAGAGACCACGTGGTTTCGGGTTTATTTCTTTTGATAGTGAGGATGCTGTAGATAGGGTACTTGAGAATACTTTCCATGACTTGGATGGTAAGCAAGTTGAAGTTAAGCGTGCTCTCCCTAAGGATGCAAATTCTGGCGTGGCTAGCCGTGGTGGAAATAGTGGTGGTTATGGTTATAATAATTCTAGTGGCAATCAAAATTCGTATGATAGTAGGATGGATTCTAATAGATACATGCAACCTCAGAACATGGGAGCGGGATTTCCTCCTTACAGTTCTTCTGCTTATGGAGCTGCTGGTTATGGATATGGATCTGCCAACAGTGGCATGGGCTATGGTGGGTATCCTGGATATGGGGCTGCAGCTAATGCGGCTTATGGAAACCCTAACGTTCCTAGTGTCGGATATGGTGCTGGGCTCATGGGTGCACCAAGGAGTTTATGGAATGCCCAAGCAGCCTCTGGTTATGGAGTGGGTCAGTTACCAAGTGGCGTATCTGGATATGGTAGTCAAGGTTATGGATATGGGAGCTATGGTAGAGGTAGCAATACTTCTGGTTATACTGATGCTAACAGTCATGGAGCATATACTAATGGTGCCCTGATGGGctatggtggtggttatggtggtgcCCAAAGTCGGCAAGTCCAGCAACAGTAA
- the LOC141657096 gene encoding cyanate hydratase-like isoform X2, which translates to MASTYKTSVVERLQAVKEKSGKTYSQIAQETGLTNVYVAQLLRRQAQLKPETAPQLRAALPDLCCLSDELIIEMSKPPFRCYDPNLVQEPAIYRMSAIDVYCSVDKIKGADGNDRVVVTIDGKYLGHTEQKSENMLSRSGMQ; encoded by the exons ATGGCGTCCACATACAAAACATCAGTAGTAGAAAGGCTACAAGCAGTCAAGGAAAAATCAGGCAAAACATACAGTCAAATTGCTCAAGAAACCGGGCTTACTAATGTCTATGTGGCCCAACTTCTACGTCGTCAAGCCCAACTCAAGCCCGAAACTGCTCCTCAACTCCGGGCTGCCTTGCCCGATCTGTGTTGCCTGTCTGATGAACTCATCATTGAGATGAGCAAGCCTCCTTTTAGATGTTATGATCCTAATTTAGTCCAAGAACCTGCCATTTATAG AATGTCAGCCATAGATGTTTACTGCTCAGTCGACAAGATCAAAGGTGCTGATGGCAACGACCGGGTTGTAGTTACAATTGATGGAAAATATTTGGGACACACTGAGCAG AAGTCTGAGAATATGCTATCAAGATCCGGGATGCAATGA